The following proteins are co-located in the Halarcobacter sp. genome:
- a CDS encoding cytochrome c — translation MRLLKTITALSLITSTFALAQTTMCFKENFSSMSQIESTPLDGGLCSSSKSVIDMKSEGWSVEDINIQKSENGNNFIYIFKKDEPAVSATISEEKLEQRILKKLEERKKKEIIVKKQEAIQRMSKSGKKLYISTCQKCHGEKADKKAYNTSRPLIELSLQDMQLSIRDYVIGEYDRGRAILMRPYAKSMTSTDIKNVYSYIKSLKPKEDKKEQEESK, via the coding sequence ATGAGACTTCTAAAAACTATTACTGCTTTAAGCTTAATAACATCAACTTTTGCATTAGCCCAAACAACAATGTGTTTTAAAGAAAATTTTTCTTCAATGTCACAAATTGAATCAACACCTCTTGATGGTGGACTATGTTCATCAAGTAAATCAGTTATTGATATGAAAAGTGAAGGATGGAGTGTAGAAGATATAAATATACAAAAAAGTGAAAATGGTAATAATTTTATCTATATTTTTAAAAAAGATGAACCTGCTGTATCAGCTACAATAAGTGAAGAAAAATTAGAACAAAGAATACTAAAAAAACTTGAAGAAAGAAAAAAGAAAGAGATAATTGTTAAAAAACAAGAAGCTATTCAAAGAATGTCAAAAAGTGGTAAAAAACTTTATATAAGTACTTGTCAAAAATGTCACGGAGAAAAGGCTGATAAAAAAGCTTATAATACTTCAAGACCACTGATTGAGCTATCTTTACAAGATATGCAATTATCAATTAGAGATTATGTTATTGGAGAATATGATAGAGGTAGAGCAATTCTTATGAGACCTTATGCTAAAAGTATGACTAGTACTGATATAAAAAATGTTTATTCTTATATAAAAT